CCCGCTTCCAGTCACGGCTCCGGGCATCGCGCTCGCCGGAAGGCATGGAAGGTTCGAACATGCGGTCGAGGGCCCATTGGCTGGAAATGGTGTCCTGGTCAAGAATCCCCGCGCCGATCCCCGCGAGGTACGCCGCACCCAAAGCAGTCGTTTCGGTAATGCGCGGCCGGACGACGGGAGTTCCCAGG
This sequence is a window from bacterium. Protein-coding genes within it:
- a CDS encoding FGGY-family carbohydrate kinase — protein: LGTPVVRPRITETTALGAAYLAGIGAGILDQDTISSQWALDRMFEPSMPSGERDARSRDWKRAVERSRGWAKES